The Hyalangium minutum DNA segment ACGGTGACAATCCTCGCCACCGACAGGATGGAGGGGCCGAACACCACGTCCGCCATCACGATCGGCGGATACCCGGCCTCTCTGGACGATGTGATGCTCACCGTGGGGGCGGCCCGGCACACCACCGCGAACTTCCCGGTGGCGCGAGTGCCCTCTACGCCTCGCCCTGTCACGGTGGAGCCGCATGTCCTTCTCCCGTTGGACGGAGCGAACGGCTCGACGGCCTTTCCGAACTTCGCCGCCAATGGCGTGACCTTCAGCGCGGTAGCGGCGCCAGCCATTACCACGGCGGCCGCCCGGTATGGGGGCGCGAGCGGCAACTTCCAGAGCGGCTCGCTGACCACCGCCACCACCTCGGGCAACGTGATTGGCACCCGCGACTTCACGATCGAGTTCTGGGTGAACTTCTCCGCCCTCAGCGGTGCCTTCACTCCGGTGGTCGCCGGCAACGGATGGATGATCTCGCTGGGCAATACCAACTACAACAACTCAGCCACCTTCAATTTCGCCAACCAGAGTGACCCATGGGGAGGGCCCGTGGAGTGGGGCGTCCTGCCGCGCAACACGTGGACCCATCTGGCCGTCTCCCGCTTCCAGGACCGGCTCTACACGCACAAGAACGGGGTGCTCGTCTCGGTCACCTCGATTGCGCCCACGGCGCACATGGAGGGAGGGGCCACCACCTCGGCGCTGCAGCTCGGGCAGAGCCCGTCGTACCTGGACGACGTGCAGATCACGATCGGCAGCGCGAAGTACACGACGGCCAACTTCGGCGTCGCGCCCCAGCTCACCCGGCCGTTCATGCACTTCCCGATGGACGGCGCGAACCTGTCGGCGTCCTTCCCGAACCACGGGACGGGCCCAGCGGTGACCACCGTCGACTCGCCCACCCTCACCACTGCGGGAGCGCTGCACGGCGGAGCCTCCGCCAACTTCACGGCGGGCAGCCTCACCACCGCGGCGAGCTCGGGCTACCGGCTGGGGGCCCAGGACTTCACCATTGAGTTCTGGGTGAAGAACCCCGGGCTGGGGCTGACTGGCTCTCCCGTCATCTATGGCTCCGGCTGGGACATCTCGCTGGGGAACCGGGGCTACAACAACAACGCCGACTTCGCTTACTACCCCACCGAGAACAGCGGCTACCGGCACTGGGGGGGAGACATCGGCTGGGGCGTGCTGCCCCTGAACACCTGGGTCCACCTCTCCCTGAGCCGGACGGGCACGGGCTTGTACACGCACAAGAATGGCGTGCTCGTCTCGACCCTGACGATTCCCGCCACCGCCGCGATGGAAGGCCCGAACGCCACGTCGACCCTCGTGATCGGCGGACACCCCAGCTACGTGGATGACCTGCAAGTGACGATCGGCAAGGCGCGGCACACCCGCGCGAACTTCAACGTGTTCCCATGACCATGCCCCATCCCTCTCACTGTTTCCGCTCCCCTTCTTCCCACTTGCTGCTGGCGCTGACGCTGGCACTGCTCACGAGCTGCTCGCCCCCTTCGGAGATCGGCTCGGCTCAGTTTGTCGTCTCGGTGCCTCAAGCCCTCTCCGCCTCCATCTCCCGCGTCTCGGTCACAGCCAGCGCCGCCGACTTCCCCTCCTTCTCGGTGGATCTGGCTTCCTCCAATGGCTCCTGGGGCGGACTGCTGGGCAACCTCGCCGCGGGCTCCAACCGTTCCTTCCTCGCGCAGGCCTTCGATGCCTCCGGCACCAAGCTCTACGAGGGCTCCGCCTCGGGCGTCTCCATCGCCGCGGACCAGACCGCGCTGGTCGCCATCACCCTCCAGCAGGTCAATGCGCCGCCTCCCTTCCAGAACGCGGCGCCCGTCATCGACTCGCTGACGGCCTCCTCCACCTCCGTGGCCGCAGGCGGCTCCCTCTCTCTTCAGGCCTCCGCGCATGATCCGAACGCGGGCGACACGCTCTCCTACGCCTGGTCCTCCACCTCCGGCTCCTTCTCCTCGGCTTCCGCAGCTTCCACCTCGTGGATCGCTCCGGCCTCTTCCGGCACTCAGACCCTCACCTTCACCGCCACGGACTCCCGAGGCCTTGCCTCTCGCGTCTCTCTGACCATTAACGTCACCCCGAGCGGGGGGCACGGGGACGCTCAGATCTCCATCTCCTTCAACACCTCTCCCGTCGTCGCCTCCATCAGCGCCACCGCTTCTCAGCTGGCTGTGGGACAAAGCACCTCCGCCTCCGCCTCCGCCTCGGACTCGGACGGCGACAGCCTCTCCTACTCCTGGAGTGCCTCCTGTGCAGGCACCTGGACCAACGCCTCCTCCAGCTCCGCCCAGTTCACTCCCTCCGCTGTGCCCACGGGCTCCTGTAACAACTGCGACCTCACCGTCTCTGTCTCTGACGGCCGCGGCGGGCAGACCACCGGCACCCTCGCCCTGTGCGTCTCCCCTCCTTCCTCCAGCCACGTCAGTCCCGTTATCACCTCCTTCTATCGCTCCTCGAACACCGCCACGCCCGGCCAGGTGCTCACCTTTGATGTGAGCGCCAGCGACCCCGAGGGCTCCGCGCTCTCCTTCTCCTGGACGGCCACCTCCGGCTCGCTGGGTACCCCCGCCCACACGGCCTCCTCCAGCCGCATCACCTGGACAGCGCCCTCCTGTGCCTCTTCCCTCTCGCCCCCGAGCATCACCGCCACCGTCACCAATGCCTTCAACCTGACGGCCGCGAAGAGCTTCACCGTCACGGGGCTACCGTCCTGTGGGTGGACCTCGACGGGCTTCATGACCGAGGGGCGCTCTGGGCACGCATCCACCCTGCTCCTCTCTGGCAAGGTGCTCGTCACGGGCGGAGCCATTGTCCTCGCCGGAAGGGCCACGGCGGAGGTGTACGACCCGGACGCGGGCACCTGGAGCACCACGCGTTCCATGATCTCCGCCCGCTTTGTCCACACGGCGACGCTGCTGCCCAATGGCAAAGTGCTCGTCGCGGGGGGATACGACCGGGGCTACATGGCGACGGCAGAGGTGTACGACCCGGCCACGGGCACCTGGAGCGCGACGGGCTCCATGGCCACGCCTCGTGGCTACCACACGGCGACGCTGCTTCCGAACGGCAAGGTGCTCGTCGCGGGGGGATGGTTCACAGGCCCAGGCCCCCTCACGTCGGTGGAGGTGTACGACCCCGCCTCGGGCACCTGGAGCACTGTCGCCTCGATGCCCTCCGCCCACGGCGAGCACACGGCGACCCTGCTGAACAACGGCAATCTCCTGGTCGCTGGCGGACACCTCGATGGGCATCGGAGCAACGCCCACGCGGCGGTGGAGGTGTACGACCCGGCTGCGAACTCCTGGAGCACGACCGCTCCCATGACTTCGCGACGTGGGGGCCACGCGGCGGCGCTTCTGGCCAACGGCAAGGTCCTCGTCACAGGGGGAACCCACGGTGGCAGCGCTCTGGCGGCGGCGGAGGTGTACGACCCGGCCTCAGGCACCTGGAGCGCTGCGGGCTCCATGCTCTCCTCGCGTGACATGCACAAAGCGACGCGGCTGCCCAACGGCCAGATTCTCGTCACAGGGGGCCAAAACGGGAGCTATCTCGCGACAGCGGAGCTGTTTGACCCGGCTTCAGGCTCCTGGAGTGCAGCCCCCCTCATGGCTTCCACTCGCCGCGAGCACACCGCGACGCTGCTGAACAACGGCAAGGTGCTCATCTCCGGCGGATACAACGGCGGCTATCTCACGGCGGCGGAGCTGTACACGCCCTGAGCCCCGCGAGTCATTGAACCTCATCCCCCACACTCCGTCTCCCATCTGAAGGCACAGCCATGCCCATCCACCCACGGCGCTCCTGTCTGGCAGGAGCGCTGCTGCTCTCCGTCTTTGCCTGCACCCCCTCTCAGCCCACGGGCTCCGTTCAGTTCGCGGCCTCTACCCAGCAGGCGCTCTCCGCCAGTGACGTCACCCGCGTCAAGGTGACGGTCTCTGCTTCGGACATGTCCTCTCTCGTCGTCGACATGGCCCAAACAAACGGCTCCTGGGGCGGCCTCATCGGCAACATTCCCGCGGGCACCCACCGCTCGTTCCTCGCAGAGGCCTTTGACACCTCGGGCACCCTGCGCTTCCAGGGCTCCACCTCCGCCGTCACCATCACCGCCAACCAGACCACCGCTGTCGCTCTCACGCTTCAGGAGCTGGCTCTCCCTCCGCCCTACTCCAATGAGGCGCCGATCATCGACTCCCTCGTCGCCTCCTCGACTTCTGTCCAGGCCGGTGGCTCTCTTTCCCTCACCGCCACGCTTCATGATCCCAACGCTGGGGACACCCTCACCCTGGCGTGGACGACCTCCGGCGGCACCTTCTCCGCGCCCGCCGCCGCCACCACTTCCTGGACGGCCCCGGCCTCCCCCGGCCTCCAAACCTTCACCTTCACCGTGACGGACTCTCAGGGGGCAGCCGTCTCCGTTTCTCTGACTGTCAACGTCGTCTCCGGTGCCTCCACCGGCAATGCGGCCCTCAACGTCTCCTTCAACCTGTGGCCGGTGGTCTCCAAGGTCTCTGCCTCTCTCAACCGCCTGGATGCGGGACAGTCCACCACCGTCTCCGCGCTGGCCTCGGATACGGATGGCGATGCGCTCTCCTATCAGTGGACGGCCTCCTGCCCGGGAACCTGGACGAATGCGACCTCGAGTGCCGCATCCTTCGTCCCCTCCTCCGTGCCAGCAGGCGCCTGCAACAACTGCCGGCTCACCGTCACCGTTCAAGACGGCCGAGGAGGACAGACCACCGGCTCGCTCAACCTCTGTGTCGCCTCTTCCTCCACCGAGCACTTCCTTCCCACTTTCACCCACTTCTATCAGTCCGCCCCCTCCGCCTCTCCAGGCCAGACGGTCTCCTTTGGCGTCACCGCCATGGACTCCCAGGCCAGTTCCCTGACGTTCACCTGGACGGCCAACACCGGCTCGCTGGCCGTAGCGCAGAACACCGCCAGCACCAGCCAGGTCCATTGGACGGCCCCTGCCTGCGCGGTGACGGGTGTTCCTCCCACCGTCACTGCCACCGTCACCAATGCCTTTGGCCTCTCGGCCACCATCCCCTTCTCTCCCCCAGGCCTGCCGACGTGCACGCCCGGCTGGGCCACCACGGGCGCCCTGGCCGCAGCCCGCTCGGGCTCCACAGCCACTCTGCTCCCTTCTGGCAAGGTGCTCATCACGGGGGGCTACAACGGTGGCGCCCTCGCGACGGCAGAACTGTACGACCCGGGCTCGGGCACCTGGAGCACCCTCAGCCCCATGATTTCGCCTCGCGGGTCCCACACGGCGACGCTGCTCCCCAATGGCAAGGTCCTCGTCGCGGGGGGCAACAACGGTGACGCCATCGCGGCGGCCGAAGTGTATGACCCGGCTTCGAATACCTGGAGCGCGACCGCCCCCATGCTCTCGCGTCGCGATGGCCCCTCGGCGACGCTGCTGGCCAATGGCAAGGTGCTCGTCGCAGGGGGATGGATTCGAAGCCCTCTCGCATCGGCGGAGGTGTACGACCCGGCCTCGGGCACCTGGAGCGCGGTCGGCTCCATGAGCTCACCCCACTGGGCCCACAAGGCGACGCTGCTGCCCAACGGCAAGGTGCTCGTCACGGGGGGTTCCCTCAGTGGGAATATGAACGCCAGCGACGCGGCGGCGGACGTGTACGACCCGGCCACGGGCACCTGGAGCGCGACCGCCTCGATGACCTCGCCCCGTATCGGCCACACGGCGACGCTGTTGACCAACGGCAAGGTGCTCGTCACGGGGGGATACGGCGGCACCTACTTCGCGACGGCAGAGGTATATGACCCGGCCGCTGGCACCTGGAGCGCCACGGCCTCCATGGCCTCACCTCACGTCTGGCACACGGCGACGCTGCTGACCAACAGCAAGGTGCTCATCGCGGGGGGCTCGACGGCGGAGGTGTACGACCCGGCCACGGGCACCTGGAGCGCCGCAGGCTCTCTGGCCTCAGCTCGCGAGTCCCACACGGCCACGCTGCTGACCAACGGCAAGGTGCTCGTCTCCGGAGGAGCCACCCATGGCTCCCTTGCGGCGGAGCTGTACACGCCCTGAGCCCTGCATGTCATCGGGCTCCATTTCTAAAGGACACGTCTTGCCCATCCACCCCCGTTTCTCCTGTCTCGTCACAGTGCTGCTGCTTGCTCTCTCCGCCTGCACCGAGCAGCCCACGGGCTCCGTCCAGTTCGCGGTCTCGGTGCCCCAGGCCCTCTCTGCCAGCGACGTCACCCGCGTCCAGGTGACCGTCTCCGCCTCGGACATGTCCTCGCTCGTGGTGGAGCTGGCCAAGACCCACGGCACCTGGGGCGGGCTCGTCGGCAACATCCCCGCGGGCGTCAACCGCGCCTTCCTGGCCGAGGCCTTCGACGCCTCTGGCGCCCTGCGCTTCCGGGGCTCCACCTCCGCCGTCACCATCAATGCCGACCAGACCCTCGCTGTGGCCCTCACCCTTCAGGAGCTGGCGCCCGCGCCTCCCTTCTCCAACGAAGCGCCCATCATCGACTCACTGGTGGCCTCTTCGACTTCCGTCCAGGCGGGCGCTTCTGTCTCCCTGACCACGACGGTGCATGATCCCAATGCGGGCGACACCCTCGCCCTGGCGTGGACCGCCACAGGCGGCACTTTCTCCGCGCCCACGGCCGCCACCACCACCTGGACGGCTCCAGCCTCGCTCGGCGTGCAGACCCTCACCTTCACCGTGACGGATTCTCAACGCGTGGCGGTCTCCGTCTCCCTGGCCGTCAACGTCGTCCCGGGTACTTCCACCGGCAGCGCGGCCATCAACGTCTCCTTCAACCTCTGGCCCGTCATCTCCCAGGTCTCCGCATCGCCCAGCCGCCTCGATGCCGGGCAGTCCACCACCGTCTCCGCCCAGATCTCCGATGCGGATGGCGACGCGCTCACCTACCAGTGGACCGCCTCCTGCCCCGGCACATGGACGAATGCGGCCTCGAGTACCGCTTCC contains these protein-coding regions:
- a CDS encoding Kelch repeat-containing protein, which produces MPHPSHCFRSPSSHLLLALTLALLTSCSPPSEIGSAQFVVSVPQALSASISRVSVTASAADFPSFSVDLASSNGSWGGLLGNLAAGSNRSFLAQAFDASGTKLYEGSASGVSIAADQTALVAITLQQVNAPPPFQNAAPVIDSLTASSTSVAAGGSLSLQASAHDPNAGDTLSYAWSSTSGSFSSASAASTSWIAPASSGTQTLTFTATDSRGLASRVSLTINVTPSGGHGDAQISISFNTSPVVASISATASQLAVGQSTSASASASDSDGDSLSYSWSASCAGTWTNASSSSAQFTPSAVPTGSCNNCDLTVSVSDGRGGQTTGTLALCVSPPSSSHVSPVITSFYRSSNTATPGQVLTFDVSASDPEGSALSFSWTATSGSLGTPAHTASSSRITWTAPSCASSLSPPSITATVTNAFNLTAAKSFTVTGLPSCGWTSTGFMTEGRSGHASTLLLSGKVLVTGGAIVLAGRATAEVYDPDAGTWSTTRSMISARFVHTATLLPNGKVLVAGGYDRGYMATAEVYDPATGTWSATGSMATPRGYHTATLLPNGKVLVAGGWFTGPGPLTSVEVYDPASGTWSTVASMPSAHGEHTATLLNNGNLLVAGGHLDGHRSNAHAAVEVYDPAANSWSTTAPMTSRRGGHAAALLANGKVLVTGGTHGGSALAAAEVYDPASGTWSAAGSMLSSRDMHKATRLPNGQILVTGGQNGSYLATAELFDPASGSWSAAPLMASTRREHTATLLNNGKVLISGGYNGGYLTAAELYTP
- a CDS encoding Kelch repeat-containing protein, whose product is MPIHPRRSCLAGALLLSVFACTPSQPTGSVQFAASTQQALSASDVTRVKVTVSASDMSSLVVDMAQTNGSWGGLIGNIPAGTHRSFLAEAFDTSGTLRFQGSTSAVTITANQTTAVALTLQELALPPPYSNEAPIIDSLVASSTSVQAGGSLSLTATLHDPNAGDTLTLAWTTSGGTFSAPAAATTSWTAPASPGLQTFTFTVTDSQGAAVSVSLTVNVVSGASTGNAALNVSFNLWPVVSKVSASLNRLDAGQSTTVSALASDTDGDALSYQWTASCPGTWTNATSSAASFVPSSVPAGACNNCRLTVTVQDGRGGQTTGSLNLCVASSSTEHFLPTFTHFYQSAPSASPGQTVSFGVTAMDSQASSLTFTWTANTGSLAVAQNTASTSQVHWTAPACAVTGVPPTVTATVTNAFGLSATIPFSPPGLPTCTPGWATTGALAAARSGSTATLLPSGKVLITGGYNGGALATAELYDPGSGTWSTLSPMISPRGSHTATLLPNGKVLVAGGNNGDAIAAAEVYDPASNTWSATAPMLSRRDGPSATLLANGKVLVAGGWIRSPLASAEVYDPASGTWSAVGSMSSPHWAHKATLLPNGKVLVTGGSLSGNMNASDAAADVYDPATGTWSATASMTSPRIGHTATLLTNGKVLVTGGYGGTYFATAEVYDPAAGTWSATASMASPHVWHTATLLTNSKVLIAGGSTAEVYDPATGTWSAAGSLASARESHTATLLTNGKVLVSGGATHGSLAAELYTP